In uncultured Fibrobacter sp., the following are encoded in one genomic region:
- a CDS encoding FISUMP domain-containing protein, producing DTGDQGIRGEKGEKGDTGDQGVQGEKGEKGDAGDQGVQGEKGEKGDTGDQGIRGEKGEKGDTGDQGVQGEKGEKGDAGDQGIRGEKGEKGDTGDQGIQGEKGDKGDTGDQGIQGEKGDKGDTGDQGIQGDKGEKGDAGADCSIDREGNLITISCGEKNAILDVNEIIVNYKLGTCSNGNEKEVKKFENTYYICRSEVWEKASVLEYDTYGLKCLDNDLFVPGNVIAENQYVCDNNEFRTAKELELSLGIPCTHGYTMWKTIRKPYAATTQDSIYVCSGDAWDASVDRHYEMMTDSRDGKEYKIVTIGPQTWMAENLNFEYNENTAKSYCEYNRVSSCNKYGRYYTWSAAMDSVGTYAVNGMGCGKYKTCSPTYPVRGICPEGWHLPTKDEFEILISNGGGASNAGTKLKAVSGWNANRNGTDAFGFTALPAGYCQGYNSCSEVGYKAFFWNASDYDEYKAYYGGMYSSSASVNKIDKSDGLPIRCVKDSE from the coding sequence GTGATACTGGCGACCAAGGCATTCGGGGCGAGAAAGGTGAAAAGGGCGATACCGGTGATCAAGGCGTTCAGGGTGAGAAAGGTGAAAAGGGCGATGCCGGCGACCAAGGCGTTCAGGGTGAGAAAGGTGAAAAGGGCGATACCGGCGACCAAGGCATTCGGGGCGAGAAAGGTGAAAAGGGCGATACCGGTGATCAAGGCGTTCAGGGTGAGAAAGGTGAAAAGGGCGATGCTGGCGACCAAGGCATTCGGGGCGAGAAAGGTGAAAAGGGCGATACTGGCGACCAAGGCATTCAAGGCGAGAAAGGTGACAAGGGCGATACCGGCGACCAAGGCATTCAAGGCGAGAAAGGTGACAAGGGCGATACTGGTGACCAAGGTATTCAAGGCGATAAAGGTGAAAAAGGCGATGCTGGAGCAGATTGTTCCATTGACCGAGAAGGAAATCTCATTACCATTAGTTGTGGAGAAAAAAACGCAATCTTGGATGTTAATGAAATAATCGTTAATTACAAATTGGGGACTTGTTCGAACGGCAATGAAAAAGAGGTGAAAAAATTTGAGAATACATACTATATATGCCGCAGCGAAGTTTGGGAGAAAGCTTCCGTATTGGAATACGACACATACGGATTGAAATGTCTTGATAACGACTTGTTTGTTCCTGGCAATGTGATTGCAGAAAATCAGTATGTTTGCGACAATAACGAATTTAGAACCGCAAAAGAACTAGAATTGTCGCTTGGTATTCCGTGTACGCACGGCTATACTATGTGGAAAACAATTCGCAAGCCTTACGCTGCAACGACTCAAGATTCCATCTATGTCTGTTCGGGCGATGCTTGGGATGCCTCTGTGGATAGACATTATGAAATGATGACGGATTCGAGAGATGGTAAGGAATACAAGATTGTAACGATTGGTCCTCAAACATGGATGGCTGAAAATCTCAATTTTGAATATAACGAGAATACGGCAAAAAGTTACTGCGAATACAATAGGGTGTCCAGCTGCAATAAATATGGACGTTACTATACATGGTCTGCCGCAATGGATAGTGTTGGAACATATGCGGTCAATGGAATGGGGTGTGGCAAGTACAAGACTTGTTCTCCGACATACCCTGTTCGTGGAATTTGCCCGGAAGGCTGGCATTTGCCGACAAAGGATGAATTTGAAATTTTGATATCTAATGGTGGTGGCGCATCGAATGCGGGTACGAAACTCAAAGCTGTTTCAGGGTGGAACGCTAATCGCAATGGAACGGATGCTTTTGGTTTTACTGCACTTCCAGCAGGTTATTGTCAAGGCTATAATAGTTGTTCTGAAGTCGGCTATAAAGCTTTTTTCTGGAACGCCTCTGATTACGACGAATATAAAGCATATTATGGGGGAATGTATTCGAGTTCGGCGAGTGTTAATAAGATAGATAAGAGTGACGGACTTCCTATTCGTTGTGTGAAAGATTCTGAGTAA